Below is a window of Halomonas sp. Bachu 37 DNA.
GAGCCCGGGGAATGCCTTGGCGGCTTCCAGCGCGCGCTCGGCAGCGTCTTCACCTTCGGCATCCGGCCCCGCCAGGATGGCTCCTCGCTGGGCGCCCTTGTCGCGCAGAATGCGGGTCAGGCGACGCGTATCGATATCGGCGATGCCCAGTACGTTCTGGCTTTTCAGATAGTCCGACAGCGTCTGCTGACTGCGAAAGTTGCTCGCCAGCAGCGGCAGGTCGCGTATTACCAGGCCGGCGGCAGCAATGGCGCCGGACTCGACATCCTCGGCATTGGCGCCGGTATTGCCGATATGCGGATAGGTCAGGGTGACGATCTGGCGTGTATAGGAGGGGTCTGTGAGGATTTCCTGGTAGCCGGTCATGGCTGTATTGAACACCACCTCACCGCTGGTCTGACCATCGGCGCCGATGGCGATGCCATGGAACACGCTGCCATCTTCCAGAGCTAATATTGCGGGTTTGTTCAAGGCGGTTTTATACAAGACAACATCCTCCCATGCTGGTGGGAGCCTGTGACGCAGGCTCAGCGATCCCGTGAGGGCGATTGACTCGCACTCAAGATCAACGGATTACGGGTCGTAAAAAAGCGGGACGAAGCCGGTGGAAAAACCGGTTTCATCCCGCTTGTTGTTCGATGCTCGGGTTGGCCAACGCAACAAGCGCGCCCTTTGTTTCTTTAGAACCGTTTCTCTAGAACCGCTTCCTTCGGCCACCCGGCCAAATTTTTGGAATATTACCGGATTTCATGCCCGTCGGCTACCCCGCTTGAGCTCAATTGAGCGCCAACACGTCATGCATGTCGTAACGTCCAGGCTCGCGATCAGCTACCCAGCGAGCCGCGCGCACCGCTCCCCTGGCAAAGGTCATGCGGCTCGACGCCTTGTGGGTGATTTCGATGCGCTCGCCTTCGGTGGCGAACATTACCGTATGCTCGCCGACGATATCGCCTGCACGCACGGTGGCAAAACCGATCTCCTTGTCGGTACGCGGCCCACACTGGCCGACGCGCTCGAACACGCCGTGCTCATTGAGGTTTCGTCCCAGACTCTCGGCCACCACTTCGCCCATCTTGAGCGCCGTACCGGAAGGCGAATCGACCTTGTGGCGGTGGTGGGACTCGATTACCTCGATATCGTAGCCCTCATCGCCCAGCGCCTTGGCCGCGGTCTCCAGCAACTTCAAGGTCAGGTTCACACCGACGCTCATATTGGGCGCAAACACCATCGCCACTTTATCGCGAAAGCTATCCAGTTGGGCCAGCTCTTCATCGCTCATGCCCGTGGTGCCGATCACGATACGCTTGCCGTGCTCGGCGCAGAACGCCAAATTGGCAAGCGTCACCTGCGGAGCGGTGAAGTCGATCAGCACATCGAAGTCATCCACGATGGCATCCAGCGAGTCCACCGCTGCCACGTCCAGCTTGCCCAAGCCCGCCAACTCACCGATGTCGGCGCCGGCCAGGGAACTCCCGGGCTCGACGATACCGCCAGCCAGCGCTGCCGCATCATCCTGCTGCACGGCATTCACCAGGGTTCGGCCCATGCGTCCGGCTACGCCGACAATCGCGATACGAGGGATAGACATGCGGACTCCTGAAATTCGGTTACGGTCAG
It encodes the following:
- the dapB gene encoding 4-hydroxy-tetrahydrodipicolinate reductase encodes the protein MPRIAIVGVAGRMGRTLVNAVQQDDAAALAGGIVEPGSSLAGADIGELAGLGKLDVAAVDSLDAIVDDFDVLIDFTAPQVTLANLAFCAEHGKRIVIGTTGMSDEELAQLDSFRDKVAMVFAPNMSVGVNLTLKLLETAAKALGDEGYDIEVIESHHRHKVDSPSGTALKMGEVVAESLGRNLNEHGVFERVGQCGPRTDKEIGFATVRAGDIVGEHTVMFATEGERIEITHKASSRMTFARGAVRAARWVADREPGRYDMHDVLALN